A genomic window from Cucumis melo cultivar AY chromosome 8, USDA_Cmelo_AY_1.0, whole genome shotgun sequence includes:
- the LOC103486019 gene encoding uncharacterized protein LOC103486019, with the protein MSVTAGVSDTVIAVRDKLRGKIGQTKVKRYWPGKAPEWADDADEDGDIRMARAAALEKAFPSQEDSDLSRKDDPRLRRLAESRIDNREEIRADHRRIRQAEIVSTIEEETRRQEGLDAEEEDEEALEERRRRIKEKLRQRELEEAAFPEEEEEEEPEEEEEEESEYETDSEDEPTGIAMVKPIFVPKSERETIAERERIEEEERSLEELRKRRLEERKAETKHIVVEEIRKDEEIQKNLEMEANIADVDTDDEINEAEEYEAWKVREIARIKRDRELRDAMLKEREEIEKVRNMTEEERREWERKNPKPAPPPKQKWKFMQKYYHKGAFFQEDADDNAGTAGSDSIFHRDFSSPTGEDKMDKTILPKVMQVKHFGRSGRTKWTHLVNEDTTDWNNPWTYNDPLRAKYNAKMAGMNAPITKPKGSKKLKDWESR; encoded by the exons ATGTCGGTCACGGCGGGGGTTAGTGATACTGTAATTGCTGTTAGAGATAAACTTAGAGGTAAAATTGGACAAACAAAAGTTAAGAGGTACTGGCCTGGAAAGGCTCCTGAGTGGGCGGATGATGCTGATGAAGATGGCGATATTAGGATGGCTAGGGCAGCTGCTCTTGAGAAAGCATTTCCTAGTCAGGAAGATTCAGATCTATCTAGGAAGGATGACCCTAGGTTACGCCGTCTAGCTGAGAGTAGGATAGATAATCGGGAAGAGATTAGAGCTGATCATCGACGTATTCGCCAAGCTGAGATTGTTTCAACCATTGAAGAGGAAACTCGGAGGCAGGAGGGATTAGATGCAGAGGAAGAGGATGAGGAGGCTTTggaggaaagaagaagaagaatcaagGAAAAGTTGCGACAAAGGGAGCTAGAAGAAGCCGCATTCcctgaagaagaagaggaggaggaaccagaggaagaggaagaagaagagtcTGAGTATGAAACTGATTCAGAAGATGAACCTACTGGTATAGCAATGGTGAAGCCAATCTTTGTTCCTAAATCAGAGAGAGAAACTATTGCTGAACGGGAGCGTATTGAAGAGGAGGAAAGGTCTCTTGAAGAATTGAGAAAAAGGAGATTGGAGGAAAGGAAGGCGGAGACAAAGCACATTGTGGTTGAGGAGATTAGAAAGGATGAGGAGATCCAGAAGAATTTGGAAATGGAGGCAAATATTGCAGATGTAGATACTGATGACGAAATCAATGAAGCAGAAGAATATGAGGCTTGGAAGGTTAGAGAGATTGCTAGGATCAAGAGGGATAGAGAACTCCGAGATGCAATGTTGAAGGAGAGGGAGGAGATTGAGAAGGTGAGAAATATGACTGAGGAAGAGAGGAGAGAATGGGAGAGGAAGAATCCAAAACCTGCTCCACCACCTAAGCAGAAGTGGAAGTTTATGCAGAAATACTACCATAAGGGTGCATTCTTCCAGGAAGATGCTGATGATAATGCTGGAACTGCTGGATCTGATTCTATTTTCCATCGTGATTTCTCTTCCCCAACTGGAGAAGATAAAATGGACAAGACAATATTGCCAAAGGTTATGCAGGTCAAACACTTTGGGCGCAGTGGGAGAACAAAATGGACGCATCTTGTCAATGAAGATACAACCGACTGGAACAACCC TTGGACCTATAACGATCCTCTTCGGGCAAAATACAATGCAAAAATGGCTGGAATGAATGCACCGATTACAAAACCTAAAGGGAGCAAGAAGCTAAAGGATTGGGAATCTCGTTGA